The stretch of DNA AATTCACGCAGCATGCCGCCGTGATGAACGGTGCGTCCGATCTCGCCGTCGAAGTTTTCGGCGATGCGGGACGCCATGCCCGCTCCACGATCGGCGTGCCTTCCCTGCCGCTGGACGCTCCCGTCGAAGTGGAAGCCCTGTTCGAAATCAGCGAGAACGCTTGACCCGTCGCGTCCGGCGACCACATTCTGGCTTATGCCGGATTGGTCGCTGACGCTGCACGCTTCGATCCACGAGATCGACTTCGAACTCTGGAACCGCTGCGCCGGGCCGGATAACCCTTTCGTCAGCCACGGTTTCCTTTCGGCCTTGGAAGAAAGCGGTTCGGTCGGCCCGCGCACGGGCTGGCTTCCCCGCCATGCCGTTCTCCAGGCCGATGGTCAGCCAGTCGCCATGGCTCCGCTTTATGGCAAAGGCCATTCCTACGGCGAATATGTTTTCGACCATGCTTGGGCCAATGCTTACGAGCAAGCAGGTGGGCGATACTATCCCAAACTTCAGTCAGCCGTCCCGTTTTCACCCGTTCCCGGCCCTCGCCTACTGATTCATCCCGATTATCCAGCGCCGGAAGCCGCCGCGCAGGCACTGGGGCAGGCCATCGCTCAGGCATGTGGAGAACTCGAACTCTCCTCCGTTCATGCGACATTCTGCACTCGTGACGATCAATTTCATCTCGTGCGCAATGGCTGGCTACCGCGATTGGGCCTGCAATATCATTGGCACAACCGAGGCTATGCCGATTTCGAGCATTTCCTTGCCGCGCTCTCATCCCGCAAACGAAAATCGATCCGTCGCGAACGGCGTGACGCGCAAAATTGCGGCCTGACCTTCCATACGAAACGCGGCCTGGACATCACTGCCGCCGACTGGAAAGCTTTCTATCGTTTCTATCTTTCCACGATCGATCGCAAATGGGGCAGCGCCTATCTGACCGCACGCTTCTTCCCGCTCCTATGCGAGCGGCTTGGCGACCGGATCGTGCTGATGCTGGCCGAACATGAGGGAAAACCCGTGGCGGCGGCTCTCAATATTTTAGGAAAGGACACGCTCTACGGCCGCAATTGGGGGTGCGAAGGCGAATGGCCGTTCCTTCATTTCGAGCTCTGTTATTATCGGGCCATCGATTTCGCCATTGAGCATAACCTCTCTCGCGTCGAGGCGGGCGCGCAAGGCGAACATAAAATTCAACGCGGTTATCTGCCGAAACTCACTTATTCAGCCCATTACCTACGCGACCCGAACTTACGCAGCGCGGTGGCCGACTTTCTGGACCAGGAACGCGCTGCCATTCACGAAGAAAAAGAAGCGCTGGGCGAGTTTTCTCCCTATCGGACGGAAGAATAAACTTAAAACCAACAGCGCAATATCATTTGCGAACGATTATCAATCTCGTTATGGTCGTTTGATCGTCATCCCACGGCGCCGCTGAAAAAGCATGCGCCGCAGTTCAAGGCGGATTGCAATGATCAGACACCTCTCAACCGGTTCTGCCGACCTCGCTCGCCTTCTCGCCCAGGCCCATGACTCCGTTCTGCGCCAGAATATCGACCCGCTTTGGTCGTTTCTCGGCCTCGACCCGAAACGCGTCGATGAGCGCTCATGCGCTGAAGAAGGAAAACAAAGCGATAGCGCGTAAATCTTTTAGAAAGAATTGACGCCTAAAATGACCGGAACTTCGGGAGCCGGTCTTCATGGAAAACGCCACTTATATTGCTCTTTCAAGGCTCGATACCGAACAGCGCGCCATGAGCGTTGTCGCCAATAATATCGCCAATGTCTCGACAAGCGGTTTCAAGGCGCAGCACACGCTCTTTAGCGATTATCTCTCCCGTCAGTCCGGCGAGAATCTCCCACGCGGCGGCGAGACCGAACTCTATACGCAAGACCGCGCCACTTTCCGCGATCTCTCCCAAGGGCCGATGCAGCAGACGGGAAATTCGCTCGATCTGGCAATCGGCGGAGACGCATATTTCACGATTAAGACGCAAAACGGCGTCCGCCTAACCCGAGCAGGCCGCTTCGAACGCCAGACCGATGGCACCATGACGGATGAGACTGGAAATCCGCTGTTGGGTCGAGATTCCCAACCCATCCGGCTTCCCATTCAAGACCATAGTGTCACGATTTCCGCAGATGGCACGATCACAACCGAAACCGGCCAACAAGGACAGATCGCCATCGTGATGCCGGCAGACAGCAACAAAATGCAGGCGGAGGGAGCCAAACTGCTCCGCGCGGATGGGACACCGCACCAAATCGAAAATCCACAGATCATGCAAGGCATGGTTGAGAGCAGCAACGTGCAGGTCATGTCCGAGATGACGCATATGATCCAAATTCAGCGCGATTTCCAAAACATGGCGCAGTTCGTCGAAAGCGAAGCGTCCCGTCAGCAGGATGCGGTTTCCAAAATTCTACAAATCTCGGCCTGACCGAAACAAAGGATGATTTGAATGCGCGCACTCGATATTGCTGGCACGGGTATGCAGGCTCAACAAACCAACGTTGAGACCATTTCCAACAACATCGCGAATATGACGACGACGGGCTACAAACGCTCGCGCGCGGAATTTCAGGACCTGATTTATCAGAATTTGCGCCGAGTCGGCACCACCAGTTCCGATACCGGCACCATCGTCCCCGCCGGGGCGCAAGTCGGACTAGGCGTTAAAACTGCGGCGGTCTATCGCATCAACGAGCAGGGCAGCCTGGAGCAAACCAGCAATTCCCTCGATTTCGCCATTCAAGGCCGTGGCTATTTTCAAGTTACGCTTCCATCCGGAGAGACCGCTTACACGCGCGACGGCACCTTATCGCTGGCGCAGGATGGAACGATCGTGACGGCGGATGGCTATGCACTCAATCCGACGATCAATATTCCCAATAACGCACAGAGCGTCTCCGTAGATCAATCCGGCCAAGTGAGCGTGACGATCGCGGGGCAAACCCAAGCGCAAATTGTTGGACAGATACAGATCGCGACTTTCGCCAACGAAAACGGTCTGGATGCGATGGGCCAGAACTTGTTTTTACAAACTCAGGCTTCCGGCGACCCTATTATCGGCACGCCGAACACGACCGGATTCGGCAGCGTCATGCAAGGCTATGTGGAAAACTCCAACGTCAATGTCGTGACTGAAATCACCGATTTGATTACTGCCCAGCGCGCTTATGAGATGAACAGCAAAGTCATCACGGCATCGGATGACATGATGCAAACACTGACGAATCTTAGCCGCTAGTCGATGTATAAATTCTTCGTCGCTTGTCTATGTTTCTTCGTATTCGAGACCCAGGCGGCGACATTACGTTCTCACGTTATATTGCATGGGGAGAAAGTGCATCTCTCCGATATTTTCGACGGCATCGATAAAGAACAGGACACGGAACTTGGCGATGCACCGGAACTAGGTCAGAGCTATGTCGTCAGCGGCACGCAACTCACGGCGATTGCCGCCCAATTCAATCTCGATTGGCCCGATGCGTCGCCCTTGGTCAGCACAACGATAACGCGCGACGCCAGAATTTTCAGCAGAGAAGAAATTTTAGCACTTCTTCGCACATCTCTCGGCTTACCTGCGGCCTCTATGGATACCCAAATCGAGCTTAACGATACCAAACCATTGGTTTTCCCAAGAGAACAAACCGCGCAGCCCTATTTAAAAGACGTTGTTTACACGCCCGAAAGCAACGGCGCATTTTGCGCCACACTGGCCTTGGACCAGTTTCCATCGTTTGAATTCCCGCTCTCCGGGCGCGTGGTGCATACGCGCTCCGTCCTCGTGCTGCGTCGGCAAGTATTGGCTGGCAATCCTATCCAACTGGACGACCTCGAAATTCTAGCCCGGCGCGACACCAATCTCCCCGCAGATATTTTGCATGAAAGTGATGAAGCCGTCGGTTTTACAGCGCGGACAACATTGATGGTGGGTCAACCGTTGCGTGCGTCCCAATTGGTTCATCCCATTTTGATCGAAAAGAATGCACCTATCGTCATGTCGTTCGTCACGCCCGCCATGCGCGTCACCGCAACCGGCGTTGCGCTGGAAAGCGGCAGCCGTAATGAGACGATACGTGCCGTCAATCCTTCGGCGCATGTCATCATCGTAGGGCGCGTTGTCGATCGTGCGCAGATCGAAATATTGCCTGGAAGCACGCCAATTCCGATGGATCAACACACCGATCCTCTTAATAAATTCGGTCGTTTATAGTTTTATTAATAATATAGCCTCTAAAATCCGGATGATAAAAAATAATCATGATCGGTCATTACGATTAGATGCGTTACAGGATTTTTCTTTTCATATTTCCGTGCCTTCTTTCTGATTGCGGCAACATGGCGCAGCTTTCGGAGATCGGTCGGCCACCGCGCATGACACAAATTCAAGATCCGACGCTCGCGGCGAATTACCGACCGCTCACCATGCCTATGCCGCCGCTTCAAGCTGCCCCTTCCGAACCGGCCAGCCTTTGGCGCAGCGGAAGTCGGGCCTTCTTTAAGGATCAGCGCGCTTCTCAAGTCGGCGATGTCGTTACAATCATCGTCGATATCACCGATGCCGCCAATATGAACGACAACAGCACGGCACAACGCACGGGCGCTGAGAATTTCGGCATTCCCAATTTATTCGGCGTCAAACAAAGAATCGTCTCTCACCTCACCGGTGCGAATTCCCTTTCGACGAACAGCAGCAACAGCAATGGCGCGACAGGGAAAATAAGCCGCAATGAGGTCGTCACCCTTCGCCTTGCCGGCACGATCACTCAGGTTCTACCGAACGGAAACTTCGTCGTCATGGCGAAGCAAGAAGTTCGCGTGAACAGCGAATTGCGCGTCCTCAACGTCAGCGGTGTCGTCCGACCGCAAGACATTACGGCGGACAACACGGTCACGCACGACCGTATGGCGGAAGCGCGCATTTCTTACGGAGGCCGAAGCACGTTGAGCCAGTTACAGACGCCGCGTTACGGTCAGCAGATTATGGACGCCCTGCTGCCGTTTTAATGCTCGCGACGGGAAAAGAGCCTTAATAGCCGTTGGGATCGGGATCGCCTGGCTCATAACCGGGCGCTGCATAGCCGTAACCGTACGGCACCGCATAGCCACCATAGGCAGGAGGATAACCACATCCGCCATCATAACAGCCGGGCTGCGCAACGGTAGCACCCACGACAGCGCCGGTAGCGAGGCCGAGGCCGAAACCCCAGCCACCCCAGCCCCAGCCGCCGCCCCAACCGGGCATGCCCCATCCGTAACCCCACCATCCTGGGCCACCCCAGCCCCAACCAGGGCCACGCCAACCGCCGCCCCAGGGACGCCCCCAATAGCCTCCGCGCCAACCGGGTCCACCCCAGCCCGGTCCGCCCCAACCAGGTCCGCGAAATCCGGCACCGCGCCATCCCGGGCCACCACCCCAACCGGGGCCGCGGAATCCACCGCCATGCCAGCCGGGGCCGCCGTGGAAACCACCGCCAGGACCTCCACCATGGAAGCCACCGCCTCCATGAAAACCGCCACCGTGCTGCGCCTGCGCCGCCAATGGCGCACTGCTCAGGAAAGTGGCTGTCAAAGCGAGGATCATACGCCTGTTCATGGTGTTTCCCTTTGGTTCGGCGCGTATTCGGCCTTTACCCTTCTTAAGAATATTGGGGATGAGAACGGCCAAAAAAGAGCATTCGCGTAACGGCTTTGCGTCATTCTGTCACAAACGGCGTCTTTATGGATCAAAAGCGCCGACGCGAACGTGACCGTTCGGCGATATGGCCACCCAAGCGCCCCAGTACATCGCGCAGCCCTTCTTGTTCCACTCCCGGCACGTCCACGGCAGTCGGCGTGGGCCTTGTGACGGGCCTTTCCGAAACAACGCTTGCATCCTGAACGATCCGCAAACGCTTCACCAACTCCGGCCCTTCCCCGAAACGTAGATCGCGCCCTTTACGAAGCGGGCCGCAATGCGTGTTGATCCGTTCGATTAATTGCGGAGCCAAATGCTGCAATTCCATCGCCATGGGGCCGGAACAGGCGATAGTGAGCGTCCCAGCGGACAAGCGCCTCGGCTCCGTTTCGCGCGCCAAATACGGGCCGACAATTTCCGGCCAATCTAGAATTAACCGAATGGCGGGGGCCGTGTGTTTGCGAAATACCGGCTGCGTCACTTTGGGAATAATGGTGCCGATGCTTCGCGCCACAAAGCTGCGGCTTTCCCAATTTTGTTCCTGAGCGGCCGTTTTCGCGCGTCGAACAGACTTGCCGCGGGGTTCGTCCTTTGTCATATCGCGAACGTGATTCCTTCTGCTTCCGCATTGCTCGACTGGTATGAGCGCCATCGCCGAGACCTGCCTTGGCGCGCGCCTCCCGGTGGGCGAACGCCACCCTATCATGTGTGGCTCAGTGAAATCATGCTGCAACAGACGACTGTTGTAACCGTCAAACCTTATTATTCTCGTTTTCTGAGCCGCTACCCCACAATCGAAGCGCTGGCGAAAGCGCCGCAAGAAGACGTGCTCGCCGCGTGGGCCGGGCTTGGCTATTACACGCGCGCGCGCAATCTTCATGCCTGCGCGCAGCAAATCGCCGCTCTCGGCGCTTTCCCTTCCACGGTTCCGGCATTGCGTGCGTTGCCCGGCATTGGCGATTATACAGCCCGCGCCATCGCCGCCATCGCTTTCGGCGTGCCGGTCGTGCCGGTGGACGGCAATGTCGAACGCGTGACGTCGCGCTTGTTCGCCATTGATACGCCATTACCGGCCGCCCGCCGCCTCCTGGCCCAACAGGCGGCGATTTTGAATACGGAGCCAGCCGCTCAAGCCAATGCCAGCGATTTCGCCCAGGCGTTGTTCGACCTCGGTGCCACCATCTGCACGCCCCGCGCCCCAACCTGCATTCTTTGCCCATGGCAACCTCGTTGCAGCGCCTACGCACAAGGCATTGCCGAAAAGCTGCCAGTAAAAACGCCACGCGGCGCGAAACCGCAAAAATATGGCGCTTGTTTCGTGCTGCGCGATCGTCACGGCGCGGTTTGGCTGCGTCGCCGCCCAGAAAAAGGCCTACTCGCCGGGATGACCGAACTCCCCGGGACGAACTGGCGTCTGGAAGCGTGGTCGGAACAAGAAGCGCTGTCTCATGCGCCTGCTCAAGCGGAATGGCGTGAAGTCGGGTTCGTGACGCATGTCTTTACGCATCTTACCCTGCAACTTACCGTCTACGACGCTCAGATTTCGGAATTTCGCTCTCACCCCCTCGGCGAAGGCTTTTCTTGCTCTGTGCAGGCACTTGAAGCGCAGGCTCTACCGAGCGTCATGCGTAAATGTCTCGCGCTTGCGGGCTTATCTTAAGGAGATCTCACCGTGAGTATCGAGTATGCAGGCGCGCGCTATTGGCTACTGGATTTCTTCGGTGACATCGTCGAACACGATCTGATGCGTGATCGCCTTCACAGCGCCAAACCGACGCCTGGGCAATATCCCGGCATTTTCTTCTACGCGCAGGATATCGATAGCGCGCCGTTCGATGTCGACCTCCGCAAAGCCGTTTCCTTGCCGGTGCCGCTTCCGCCTTTGCGCGCCATATCCATTCCAGGTCAGGCGCATATCATCGCCCTACAACGCCGCGACGGCGATCAGCGCTATATGCGCAGCATTCATAATGGCCATCTCGATTTCATGGCCACGACGCCCGATCAATGGGAATATTTTCTCCCGCTGTCCGAGCAGATGCTGCACAGCTTCGCCATTCTCGGGCAGGAGAAAATTTGCGCCATTTCTCATGAGGATGGGCGAGCATTACCGCCATTGGAACTCATCTGGCATCATCGCGGCCGGATCGGCGAATACGAGTTTTCGCTAGGCGATAACATCCAAACGCTTGAGGAAGTCTCCAGCCTTCCCGCAGGGCAAGAAGCCCCACTTGAATTGAAGACCGATTCGGAATCGCTACGCCTCAAGCTCCGCCGCCTCTGACGATTTCGTTTTTCTGAAAGCGGCGAGCGCACGTTCCCGGCCTTGCTGAAGATCGATGATCGGTTTCGGATAATTGCCTCCGAGCTTCACCTTCGCCTGACGCAATGTTTCTTCCGTCTCGTTCCATGGCGCGCAGATCGCTTTATCGGAAAGACGCGCCAATTCGGGCACCCATCGGCGCACATAATCTCCATGCGGATCGAATTTTTCGGCCTGGAGAAGCGGATTGAAGATACGAAAGAACGGCGTCGCTTCGATCCCAGTTCCCGCCACCCATTGCCAGTTCATGGCGTTATTCGCCGGATCGGCATCCACGAGCGTATCCCAAAACCATGCTTCTCCTTGTTTCCAATCGAGAAGAAGATGTTTGACGAGAAAAGACCCGATAATCATGCGGGCACGATTATGCATCCAACCCGTCTGCCAGAGTTGCCGCATTCCCGCATCGACGATCGGAATACCAGTCCGCCCTTGCTGCCACGCTTGTAAATCAGCGGTGCTCCGACGCCATTCCAACACATCGAACCGGCTTTTGAGATTGCGCGAGGTCAGTTCGGGCTGGTGATAGAGCGTGTACCAAGCAAATTCCCGCCAGCCGATTTCCGAGAGGAACACGCCCGTATCCGCGCCAGGCACTTTGCTCGCCGCCGCCCAAACCTGCCGGGGCGAGACATGCCCGAAACGCAAATAAGGAGAGAGGCGCGAACTACCATCAGCAGCCATTTCGTTGCGGCCTCTGTCATATCGATGCAAGGCATGCGCCACAAAATCCTGCAGAAGCTCTTCGCCCTCCTCTGCCCCCGGCTCCCAATTCTGCCTTAAACCTTCAGCCCAATCCGGTTTGGTCGGCAAAAGCTTTGCTTCATCGAGTTGGGGTAAGGATGTGAGGGGCGCCGGATCATAAAAGGAAAGATGAGAAGGAACACGACGCGGCGCAGGCACATCGCCGAGCGCGCAGGCGGCCTTCCAATACGCCCCGAAAACCCGGAAGGGCGTTCCGCTTTTGGTCATAACTGCATCGGGCGCGCGCAATAAGGTGCCGTGGGCACGAAACAAAGTAACGTGCCGTTCTTTCAGGCGCGCCGCGATGATATCGTCCTGCTCACGTTCCGGCTTTTGATAACGATGATGACAAAAGACGGAATCCGCTTTCGTCTGCCGCACGAGTTGATCGAAAATCTCAGGCGCTTCACCTTCGAACGTCAGCAAGGCACCGCCTTTTGCCTTCAATTGCCGCCGTAACGCCGCCAGCGCCCCGTGAAGCCACCATCGCGCCGCACCGCCTAAGGGGCGTATTCCTTTCGATTTCTCATCGAGAATATAGACACACAGAATCTTCCTGCCGGTCGCACTGGCCTCACAAAGGGCTGGATGATCGGCAAGGCGCAAATCATCTCGAAACCAAACGATAACAGGGCAGTCAGAGTCGGGCACGCAAAGCTCTCCGGCAAGGATTTATAATGTTCGTTTCAAGCGCATGACCGATGCTTGCGTTCGCTTTCATAAAACGTGACGAAAATATCACATGATATTGTCGTGATAGTTTTCGCCGAACTTTCGCGGTCGAAATTTGTTGTTGCTTCACACCATGCGTTCAGAGGAGCGTCTTAATATGTCATCTAGAAGGAAGTCCCAGTCACTGCGTCGTGCTGTTCAGACTGTGGCTCTGCTCACCGCCCTTTCCGGAGGACTCGTGGCCTGCAATACAGTAAGCGGCGCGGGGAAAGACGTAAGTTCCATCGGTCATGACGTCACCCATGGCGCCAATGCGACGCAGGATCACTGGCATCGCGCCCAACCGAGCGCCGCCACTCAGTAAAACCGTCCGGTTTAGTGAGGGATGGGGGGTCTTCGCTTTGGCGGAGACCCTTTCTTTTATGAGACGCTTGCCAAATCGATTTAATCGTTCCCATATAGAAAAACGACCCGAAACGGTCGCAACAAAACAGACGTTCTCAGGGCGAGGTGCAATTCCTCACCGGCGGTAGGCATCTTCGGATGTAAGCCCGCGAGCGCCTTCGGCCATTGCCGAAGGGTCAGCAGATTCCGGTCAAAATCCGGAGCCGACGGTTAAAGTCCGGATGGAAGAGAACATGAGGCGAGCCGAGACAACGCATGGGCGTGGTCTTGATCGTGTGAAGGTGCCCTGAGTCCGTCCTTTGGGATGGGATGATCAAGATTTGTCCGACGCAGGGGCAACCGAACGCCATGTGAAACAACGCTTTCTGAGCGGCTCTGAACTTGCGGCTATCGGTCATGGGTTTCATGAAGCCCTGAAGGCGGCGAGCGCCCATCTCGGCGCGACATCCCCCAATCCCGCCGTCGGCTGTACGCTTTTGGACGAAACCGGGAAGATTCTCATTACCGCCGCGCATCATCGTGCCGGTTCTCTACATGCCGAAGCATTGGCTCTCGCCCAGGCGCGTGAGCAAGGAGTCCTGGAACAGGCACGCACGG from Kozakia baliensis encodes:
- the flgH gene encoding flagellar basal body L-ring protein FlgH, whose product is MRYRIFLFIFPCLLSDCGNMAQLSEIGRPPRMTQIQDPTLAANYRPLTMPMPPLQAAPSEPASLWRSGSRAFFKDQRASQVGDVVTIIVDITDAANMNDNSTAQRTGAENFGIPNLFGVKQRIVSHLTGANSLSTNSSNSNGATGKISRNEVVTLRLAGTITQVLPNGNFVVMAKQEVRVNSELRVLNVSGVVRPQDITADNTVTHDRMAEARISYGGRSTLSQLQTPRYGQQIMDALLPF
- a CDS encoding cryptochrome/photolyase family protein, whose amino-acid sequence is MPDSDCPVIVWFRDDLRLADHPALCEASATGRKILCVYILDEKSKGIRPLGGAARWWLHGALAALRRQLKAKGGALLTFEGEAPEIFDQLVRQTKADSVFCHHRYQKPEREQDDIIAARLKERHVTLFRAHGTLLRAPDAVMTKSGTPFRVFGAYWKAACALGDVPAPRRVPSHLSFYDPAPLTSLPQLDEAKLLPTKPDWAEGLRQNWEPGAEEGEELLQDFVAHALHRYDRGRNEMAADGSSRLSPYLRFGHVSPRQVWAAASKVPGADTGVFLSEIGWREFAWYTLYHQPELTSRNLKSRFDVLEWRRSTADLQAWQQGRTGIPIVDAGMRQLWQTGWMHNRARMIIGSFLVKHLLLDWKQGEAWFWDTLVDADPANNAMNWQWVAGTGIEATPFFRIFNPLLQAEKFDPHGDYVRRWVPELARLSDKAICAPWNETEETLRQAKVKLGGNYPKPIIDLQQGRERALAAFRKTKSSEAAELEA
- a CDS encoding DUF721 domain-containing protein; the encoded protein is MTKDEPRGKSVRRAKTAAQEQNWESRSFVARSIGTIIPKVTQPVFRKHTAPAIRLILDWPEIVGPYLARETEPRRLSAGTLTIACSGPMAMELQHLAPQLIERINTHCGPLRKGRDLRFGEGPELVKRLRIVQDASVVSERPVTRPTPTAVDVPGVEQEGLRDVLGRLGGHIAERSRSRRRF
- a CDS encoding A/G-specific adenine glycosylase; amino-acid sequence: MIPSASALLDWYERHRRDLPWRAPPGGRTPPYHVWLSEIMLQQTTVVTVKPYYSRFLSRYPTIEALAKAPQEDVLAAWAGLGYYTRARNLHACAQQIAALGAFPSTVPALRALPGIGDYTARAIAAIAFGVPVVPVDGNVERVTSRLFAIDTPLPAARRLLAQQAAILNTEPAAQANASDFAQALFDLGATICTPRAPTCILCPWQPRCSAYAQGIAEKLPVKTPRGAKPQKYGACFVLRDRHGAVWLRRRPEKGLLAGMTELPGTNWRLEAWSEQEALSHAPAQAEWREVGFVTHVFTHLTLQLTVYDAQISEFRSHPLGEGFSCSVQALEAQALPSVMRKCLALAGLS
- the flgA gene encoding flagellar basal body P-ring formation chaperone FlgA, producing the protein MHLSDIFDGIDKEQDTELGDAPELGQSYVVSGTQLTAIAAQFNLDWPDASPLVSTTITRDARIFSREEILALLRTSLGLPAASMDTQIELNDTKPLVFPREQTAQPYLKDVVYTPESNGAFCATLALDQFPSFEFPLSGRVVHTRSVLVLRRQVLAGNPIQLDDLEILARRDTNLPADILHESDEAVGFTARTTLMVGQPLRASQLVHPILIEKNAPIVMSFVTPAMRVTATGVALESGSRNETIRAVNPSAHVIIVGRVVDRAQIEILPGSTPIPMDQHTDPLNKFGRL
- the flgF gene encoding flagellar basal-body rod protein FlgF, which codes for MENATYIALSRLDTEQRAMSVVANNIANVSTSGFKAQHTLFSDYLSRQSGENLPRGGETELYTQDRATFRDLSQGPMQQTGNSLDLAIGGDAYFTIKTQNGVRLTRAGRFERQTDGTMTDETGNPLLGRDSQPIRLPIQDHSVTISADGTITTETGQQGQIAIVMPADSNKMQAEGAKLLRADGTPHQIENPQIMQGMVESSNVQVMSEMTHMIQIQRDFQNMAQFVESEASRQQDAVSKILQISA
- the flgG gene encoding flagellar basal-body rod protein FlgG, yielding MRALDIAGTGMQAQQTNVETISNNIANMTTTGYKRSRAEFQDLIYQNLRRVGTTSSDTGTIVPAGAQVGLGVKTAAVYRINEQGSLEQTSNSLDFAIQGRGYFQVTLPSGETAYTRDGTLSLAQDGTIVTADGYALNPTINIPNNAQSVSVDQSGQVSVTIAGQTQAQIVGQIQIATFANENGLDAMGQNLFLQTQASGDPIIGTPNTTGFGSVMQGYVENSNVNVVTEITDLITAQRAYEMNSKVITASDDMMQTLTNLSR
- a CDS encoding GNAT family N-acetyltransferase, which gives rise to MPDWSLTLHASIHEIDFELWNRCAGPDNPFVSHGFLSALEESGSVGPRTGWLPRHAVLQADGQPVAMAPLYGKGHSYGEYVFDHAWANAYEQAGGRYYPKLQSAVPFSPVPGPRLLIHPDYPAPEAAAQALGQAIAQACGELELSSVHATFCTRDDQFHLVRNGWLPRLGLQYHWHNRGYADFEHFLAALSSRKRKSIRRERRDAQNCGLTFHTKRGLDITAADWKAFYRFYLSTIDRKWGSAYLTARFFPLLCERLGDRIVLMLAEHEGKPVAAALNILGKDTLYGRNWGCEGEWPFLHFELCYYRAIDFAIEHNLSRVEAGAQGEHKIQRGYLPKLTYSAHYLRDPNLRSAVADFLDQERAAIHEEKEALGEFSPYRTEE